Part of the Verrucomicrobiota bacterium genome, GCAGCTCGCCCTACCTTGCCTTTCGGAATCGAAGTCTGTTCCTTCATGACTGGCGGCCTGAAAGAAAGCGGAAAAGATCAACTGCGGACTCTGCCAGATTGGCATCGGCGAGCTCAAAGAAAAGCCTCGTGGACTTTTCGACATAGGCATCCGTTCGCTCAAAACCTTTCGACTTGTCCTCAAGGGCAAACTTAATGATCGAGCGAAAGTGCGCGTAAAGGAGATTTGCTACGATCGTTTTTGCGTTAATCCGCTTCGCAATCGCACCGTCACGATTCTCCTGCGCGACCTCATTCGCCCACTCCATGAAGGATCTCCGAAATCCCTGTAGAAAAAGCGGATCCCGCGAGGGATACTCCCTTGGAAACCGCGCCAGATACCAAGACCTCTGTCCCATAATCGCCTCCAAAAAAGTGTAGAAGAAAGCGAGGGACTTTTGGTGAGGTGAGTAGTCAGCATAATCCTTGTCACCGTTCAAAGTATCACGCACAAATCGGATCCGCTCTGCCCAAATTTCGGACTCGAGCGCCTCAAGCGAAGAGAACTCCTTAAAAAACTCCGACTCTTCGATGCCAATTTTTGAACAAAAAGCGTAGACCGAAGCTGGCGGTTCCCCTTCTTCAAGAACGTGGATACGATAGGCCTCGATCCACCCCTCAACCGGACTGACATTTTCCTCGCTCATCATTGAACCAAAGAACCAAAAACCCAATTACTCAAATGTTGGGGTGGGTTTGGGTCCAAAGATAGCGAACCTTACCTCCCAACTCGAAACCTCCAAAGTTAAGAAAAGAGATTGTTCAAAGTTCAGCGTTGGAAGTTTCAAGTTGAACGTTCGCGATCTCTTCGCCCACCAAATGTGGGCTCCTTCGCTAGAAGGAATCCTCTACTTCCACCACTACCTCCTTCAACCGATCCAGAAGCTCTTGCCGCCGATCCAGTTCCGAACTCATCCAACCAAACCGTTCGTCACGAAAGAGGAACTGCGCCGTTTTCAACGACTCCTCACAAACCCCCAGAGCATCTTCCAGTGTATCAACGAGACGTCCAGATACTCTCTTCATTTTGCTTCTGTAAGGCATTCCCGAGTAATTGAGGGCCGAGAACTTTGCTACGTCCTTATTGTGATCCTCAGCCACTTCTGCGAGCTCTTTCGAATCAATCGTCCCCACCATTACCCGAGTGAACGGGTCCCCGAGAATCTGACTTGTGAGTGCGACACCCTCGTCAAACACTGCGGTTGAATTATTGAACACCTTGTAAGTTTCCACGAATTCGTCGCGGGATACCTTGCGGAAGTCGATCTCCCGATCAAGGCGAAGCGCAAAGCGGCGAGGCTTTTCGTAACGGGTGTCTTCCATGGTGGCATCAGAGGAGTACTCTCCAAACTTGACGAAAGCGGACACCCCAATGGCCTCGCCTTCTTCATTCAAGACCGGCCCTCCGGAGTTTCCAGAAACGATCTCTGACGAGACCTCGATCGTCAGCGGAGAAATTCCCAGAATTTCACCATCGTCCCGTGTGATTACTCCCGTCCCCTGGCTGTTTCCAAAAACCCGGATCGCGTCACCCGTTTTACCGCTCTCCGCTAATTTTAGACCGCGTTCTACAGTCGTCACAAACCGAGCCAAATCACGGTCGACCGCGAGCTCCAGATCACCCAGCGGTACTTGTTCCCCATTGATATCGAAAGCATTCAAATTTACGGCATCACCAATCACATGCTGGTTGGTGTAGACCCAGACTCGACCCATTTCCTGCACCAGAAACCCACTTCCGCGCCCAGTGGGTGTCTCTAAGACGAGCACAGCATTGTCTGGCTCTGGAACCATAATTTCAGGCGGTACCCACAGCCGCATCCGTTCGCGGTCTTCCTCGATGAAACGGTCCAAAGGAATCAAAAACTCACGCCCGTCTTTCCTTTCTATTCGAACGCTGTCGCCATCTCGAAAAACGATACGACCCTCAAGGACACGGCCGTCAATTGATGTCCACTCTTGAAAGACACCCTCCTCGCCAAGTGAGTAGGAATAAGAGGTGAGGACAAACACAAGGGGTACGAGCCAGTGTTTCAGGCTTCCGATAAACCTCAGTTGTTCCGTCACGCTCGAAAGACTAGGTAGGATTCCCTCCGCCGCAAGACTGAAGGAAAACTACTTGCCCAAGAGAGAGTATTCTTTCGGCCAAAACCTGTTTTTCACAGCATTTCCTCCATTTTGTGACATTTAAGACACACATTTGATTGAGGATTGCCCGTTCGGATTTCGACCGCTTCGATCCGCTCAGCTAGCCCAAATCTCGGCAAGCGAAACAAAACAAATAAACCCAGAACATGAAAAACAAAACGAAGATCCTCGGTATTCTAACCGCAGGTGCGTTATTAGGAGCTTCCTCAAGTGCATTTGCGGACGAGCAGCTTCTCGATGTGTTGGTCTCCAACGGGTTCATTACCGAAGCTCAGGCGGAAAGCATGAAAGGTTCATCCGACAAAGATGCCGTTTATGTAACTCCCAAACGCTCGGATGTGAAAAAGTTGGCCATCCGCGGACGCGCTCAGTGGCAATTTGGCTACGTCTCACCCGATTCTGATATCGAAGGCGCGCCCACAAACGACTACAGCACTTTTGAGATCCGCCGCCTCCGTATCGGCACCCAAGGTGCACTCTTCCAAAACTTGTCGTTCGACATTCGCGCAAACGTCCTTCCGGAAGGAGCGGATCTCGATACCGCTGAACTGGTCTATACCGGCCTTGAAGGAATCGATATTGGCGTTGGAAAGACAAAACCAGCAATCGGTATGGAAGAGTCAACTTCGTCGACAGATATCCTCACGGTTGAACGTTCTTACCCGGCGAACTTTTTCGCAGTCGATAAGAATGTGGGGATCTGGGCAGAGGGAGATGCCGGCCCGGTTGGGCTGAACGTCGGAATCTTCAACGGGGAAAACGAGAACGAAAACGCTCTAGATTCGGACAATGACTCTCACTTCCTTTACATCCTACGCGCAGGATTTGATGCCGGTGACTATCTTCCTGACGATATGGAAGGCGGAATCTTCTTCGAAACCGTCCAGAACCAAGACAACGACAGCGAAGAGGCTTATCAGTTTGAGCAAGCTTACTCAATCGGTGCTGAAATTGAGGTTGGTCCTTTCGGTTTGATGGGTAACTACCTTTGGGGAACTCTCACTGAGGACGACAATGACGTATTCGGATTCGTTGTCATGCCTTGGTTCTACGTGACCGAAAAGTTACAGCTGGTTGCACAGTACAACTATCTTGAGTCCGACGAGGGCAACGCCATCGGCGTTCAGTCGCGCTACATTGGACGGGCTGCGATTGACGACCAGAGCGATGTAGACGCTGACGAAGGGAATGAGTGGCAGGCTGTATACCTTGGTGCGAATTATTATATTGCCGGAAACAACTTGAAGCTTATGGGCGGTGTTGAGTGGGCAGAACTCACCAACACTGACGACGTGACCGCTGTCGAAGCGATTACCGTTTACGGTGCGCTGCGGATGCGCTTCTAAAGAGATTCAATTCTGCCGATCAGTTGGATAAACCCACGGCGGGCCGGTGAAAGCCGGTCCGCCTTTTTCTTAAAAAGATCGAACAAAGCACGTTGCGATGGCTCTGAGTCCGTTTCCAGGGCACTTCGACCCAACCCATTGTTATCCCGAATTCAGGATTACTTCTTTGCTTCAACTGCCCACTGATAGACGTTTTCGTAGTCTTTGGCAGAGCTTGCCCACGAAGCATCCCGCTTCATCCCATTCTCCTGCAGGGTTTTAATTTCCTCAGGGGCGTGTTTCCAAAGAGTGGTAGCTTCCAGAATCTTTTCGAGCAACGGTCGAGGATGGGGATCGTCGAAGAGAAAGCCGGTCGCTCCATCCGTTCGATAGGGAACTACCGTATCCGCAAGGCCTCCAGTCCTTCGAACGACTGGTATCGTTCCATATCGCATCGCATACTGCTGCCCAAGTCCGCAGGGCTCAAATCGGCTTGGCATGATAAAGAAATCGCTCCCAGCGATGATTTCGTGAGCAAGTGCCTCATCGAATCCAATCGTTGCAGAGATCAGACCCGGGTGGCGTGAGGCTGCTTCCTGAAAACAGCGTTCCTCCCATGCTTCTCCCGAACCTAGGATCGCCAGTTGCATTCTTCCTTGATCGACCATCCGCTCCACTACAGAGGCCAAGAGATCAAGACCTTTTTGATGGAACAGGCGGGAGACCACGCCGAACAAAGGGATGTCGTCCCTGAGCTCGAGTCCCAATCGCCTTTGGAGCAACGCTTTCAAACGGCGTTTGCCAGTAAGATCTTCAAAAGAAAAGTAGTGATCTTTGAGAAATGGGTCCACCTCAGGGTTCCAAACTTCGGTATCTATCCCATTGAGGACACCGATTAAATCACCTCCCTTAAACCGGAGGACGGAATCCAGTCCAAATCCTCCTTCGGGTGATCGGATTTCCTCCGCATAAGTCGGACTTACCGTCGTGATTTTGGTCGCGTGATAAAGCCCACCTTTCATCCAGTTCATCCCACCATAGGATTCGAGCCCATCCTCCCTAAATACAGACTCAGGGAGCCCAGTGTAGGGAAACACCGAGTAAGGAAAATGGCCTTGGTGCTCAAGGCTATGTATCGTCAATACGGAGGCAGTCCTTGCCAACGGAATCCCCCGATAAAGTGTGTTGAGATAAACCGGGACGAGGCAGGTAGTCCAATCGTGGCAATGCACCACGTCCGGGATCCACCCGAGAAACGAACAAATCTCCAACGAGGCCCTTGCGAAGAACGCGAACCTCTCGCCGTTATCCTCATGAGCACCCCAGGGACCGTGGTAAACTTCTCCCCTCGCAAAGAACTGCTCGTACTCGATGAAGTAGAGCGGCACTTGCCCCCGATCATCCAGAAAGGTCTCCCAAACTGCTGCATAGTGGGTTTCGAAGCCACTCGGAACAAAGAGTATCCCATCCCTCCTGTTCCAACTTGACTCTACCGATAGGCCTCCATGGCGAGGACAAACGACCCTTACATCGTGACCCAAAGCGGCCAACGCCTTTGGAAGTGCACCCACAACGTCAGCCAGACCACCCTCTTTAATAAAAGGGCTGACCTCCGGAGAGATCATTAGGATTCTCATGCTTACGTTTTAGGCTGCTCCGAGGAAGTGGGATCCTTTCCATCGTCAGGATCATCTTCCGTAAACGTTTCGAGGTTCAACCTCAGGTTGAAAAGCGGAAGAAGGATCAAGAGACCGACACAGGTAAAGCCTAGAACTGCATAGCCTGTCACATCATGGACCGTTCCTGCAATCGCGTCGGAACCGTACAAATGTGCCCAAGTAGTGAGAAAGAGGCTGCGGAAAATGTTCATGATGAACGCGAACAACATCGCACAGGCGACCAACAGAATTTTCTTCCACCACTTATTCAGAAAGACCGCAGCGAGGAACGACCCTGCAAACAAGCACGCCATCAAAGAACGAATACCGGAACAGGCTTCTTCTACACCAACCCGCCCTTTTTCGAGTATCAGCACATTTCCCTGACGTTCTAATGGAATGCCGAGTATATCGAAGGTGTTGAACACTATAATTGTCACCTTATTCAAAAGGAAAAGGCTCACCCGGCGTTCCGCAAAATCAAACATGGGGATCGAGAGTGCCCATATCAAGGCAGGGAATACGAAGAGGCCGGCAAAAAGGAAACGCTGCTTGGCCGAGACTGTCGTTCCCGGCTCGCGGTTCAGCCAACCTGCTCCGACAAAAGCGATTGAAAGACAGGTCGCGGCAAAACCATAGGCGAGAGCTTGTCCTCCGGGGACCAGAGGATTATTTGCAATCGCCTGAAGGAATCCACCGAGAAAAAATAGACCCAGCCCTGCAAAAGCAGTGCACCACGCCAAGAAAACCAAAATGACCGATATCGGTGCTTCTTTGCTTGGAACTGGAGAACAAACCTCACCATTCCACTCCCGTTTAAGGAGAAAAGCGCGGATCCTCGGCCACCTTTCATACACCACGTAACCAACGAAAAAAGGAACAATGAACCCAAAACTGTAGTCTTCCCGATCGGCCCACCATTTGAACTGGTCAAAAACCAGGTAGACTGCCATCGCGATCAAAAGAACCCCCGTGCTGCGCAGATAAAGCGGAAGCAGCGATAGAGAACGATCAGGAGTATTTAAAGCTTTCATTGGAAAAACCGTAAACGATCAAAATCCTGACAAATCGCGTCGAAGACAAGACCGGAACCAGTCGGATTTTCGTTATCGATATTAAAGTCGGGCTTTAAAAAGAAACCTCTGGGTAGGGCGTAGTCCCGCGGACGCGGGACAAGCCGGGCGACTCGAAAACAAATCCCCGTTTCTGGTTCAACCATCGCGGCTTGTCCCGATGAATCGGGACTACGCCCTTCCCAAACGCGACAAAACAAAAAGCTAGCCATTGAATGACCAAGAGTATCGACTCGTCTACTGAAGATTATGGTTCGCTACATCATTCCTCACTCATTACCGGGAGAGCGGGAAAGGCTGGAAATGTTTGCTTCCATGCTCGATACGAACCTCTTCTTTCGACTGGGAGAGATCGGCGTAAAGCCCGGATGGAAATGTCTTGAAGCCGGGGCCGGCATTGGAACCGTCTCACAATGGCTTTCCGAGCAGGTTGGGCCGAAAGGCGAGGTCACGGTCTCTGATCTCGACACCAAATTCATCAATGAACTCGCTGGAGGGAATCTCAAGGTGCGCCAGCTTGACCTGCAGACTGATTTCCTCGGAGAGGGTTACGACCTGATCGTGACTAGGAATTGCCTTCATCACCTTCCGATGCGCTACGATATCATCTCGCGGATGGCAGAAGCCCTGAATCCGGGCGGATGGCTCGTCCTCGAAGAACCGGACTTTTATCCAGTCCACACTACGCTAAATTCGGCGGTCCAATCGTTCTGGACTGGGTTTCTCGAATGGTCTGAGAATCGAAGCGTCGACTACAAAATCGGGCGTCGGTTAGGTCCGTGGTTGAGCGAGCAGGGATTGGTCGATATTTCCGTCAATGGAGACACCAAAACCTTTCAGGGCGGCTCCGATCTCTCCAAGTTCTGGATTCAGACCTACACCGAGCTGAAATCCCAACTTCTATCAACAGGGTTTTTGTCCGAAGAGGTCTTCGACGCTGCCATGGCACATTTCTCCGACCCAAAAGCCTGGGTGACCCAGTGCAGCTTTGTGATTGGAGCAGGAAAGAAGCGGTCTTCCTAAATTCTTTGCTTACCGCTTACACCGAAGACGACGTCTCCTGACGGAAAGTAAGCTCCTTCTCGTCGGGATCCACATCGATCTGGATCGGTTCTCCGGTTTTGATCGAGCCAGCGAGAATAGACTCAGCGAGGCCGTCCTCAATATGGCGCTCGATTGCACGCCGAAGCGGTCGGGCCCCGTATTTCTCATCGTAGCCCTCCTCGAGTAGGAAGTCTTTCGCTGCGTCAGAGAGCTCAAAGGTAATCCCCCGGTCAGCCAACCGCTTCGATACCGCTCCGAGCTCTAGATCTACGATCGCCCTCATGTGCGCTCGATCCAAAGGCTGAAAGATGATCAGCTCATTCAAACGGTTCAAAAACTCGGGCTTAAACAACCGTTTCGTTTCATCAAGAATCCGGTCGCGTGCCTTTTCGAAGTCTGCAGTTGTGTCCTCCGAACCAAAACCCATTGAAGAGTTCTTCTGGAGAATCTCCGCACCCACGTTTGAGGTCATAATCAAAATCGTGTTTCTGAAGTCGACCTTTCGGCCAAGGCTATCTGTGAGTCGACCCTCTTCCAAGACCTGCAACAGAAGCTGGACCACATCCGGGTGCGCTTTTTCGATTTCGTCTAGTAGAATCACTGAATAGGGACGACGGCGGATCGCCTCGGTAAGCTGCCCTCCTTCTTCATAACCGACGTAACCCGGAGGAGACCCGATCAACCGTGAAACAGAGAACTTCTCCATATATTCCGACATATCCACTTGGATGATCGCATCCGAGCTTCCAAACATGGATTCCGCAAGAGTCTTAGCGAGGTGAGTCTTTCCCACACCCGTCGGCCCGAGGAACATAAACGAGCCTATTGGGCGGCGAGGATCCTTAAGGTCTGCACGAGAACGTCTCAACGCCCGCGAGATCGCAACGGTGGCAGGGTCCTGACCGATCACCTGCTCCTGTAGGTCTTTCTCCAAATGAAGAAGTTTCGCACTGTCCTTCTCCTCCATCCGAGTGAGAGGGATCCCCGTCCAATCCGAAACGACGTGAAGGATGTCATCCTCTCCAACGGTAATCTGCTGCTCCTCCCGGCTCTTTTTCCACTCTTCAAGCTTCTCCTCACGTTCCTTGCGGAGGCGCTTTTCTTCATCGCGAAAACGAGCTGCGTCCTCAAAGTTTTGTGCACTAATGGCCTCTTCCTTCCGGGTGCACACTCCTTCGATCCGGTCTGAGAATTCTTCGATTTCCGGAGGTCTTTTCAATGAGTTGATCCGTGCCCTCGCCCCGGACTCGTCAATCACGTCGATTGCCTTGTCTGGCAGAAACCGTCCAGTGATGTATCGGTCTGAAAGCTTGGTCGCTGTTTCGATCGCCTCATCTGTGAACTCGACCTTATGGTGCTCCTCGTACTTGACCCGGATCCCCTTCAGAATCTCGATGGAATCCTCAAGCGAAGGTGGGTCGACCTTTACCGACTGAAAGCGCCGATCAAGGGCACTGTCTTTCTCGATGTGTTTCCGGTACTCGGCAAGGGTGGTTGCACCAATGCACTGAAGCTCTCCACGGCTCAGTGCTGGCTTAAAGATGTTCGATGCATCCATAGCCCCTTCAGCGGCACCGGCGCCGACTATTGTGTGGAGCTCGTCAATAAACAGAATGATGTTACCGCATTTCCGGATCTCGTCCATCACTGCCTTGATCCGTTCTTCAAACTGGCCGCGGTATTTTGTCCCGGCTACCATCAGAGCAAGATCGAGGGTGATCACCTTCTTATCGAGGATGATCTCGGGTACTACGCCTGAGGAGATCTCCTGTGCCAAGCCCTCTACAATCGCGGTCTTCCCAACACCGGCTTCACCAATCAAAACCGGATTGTTTTTCGTCCTGCGGCACAGAATCTGAATGACCCGTCGGATTTCCTTTTCCCGACCTATGACGGGGTCGAGCTCTCCTTTTTTCGCCATCTCGGTCAGGTCTCGTCCAAAAGACTTCAGCGCTGGGGTTTTTACCTCCTTGCGGTCTTCCTGCGGGTTGCTTCCGACACCTGCCGGTTCGCCTCCAGCCTCTGGGTTGTCACTAAAGTTGGGGTCCAATTCGATCAGAATCTCATTCCGGCAGCGCTCAATATCCACGTCGAGTGATCTGAGAACCCGCGCGGCGACTCCGTCCCCTTCTCGCAGCAGTCCAAGCAAAATGTGCTCGGTTCCAACGTAACTGTGGTTGAGAGCCTTTGCCTCTTTGTTCGCAAGGGCTAGAACCTGCTTTACCCTCGGGGTATACGGAATGTTGCCGGTCGGTTTCGTCTCAGGACCTGTCCCCACTTGCTTCTCCACCGCACTGCGGACCGTGTCTAGACTCAAACCGAGCTTCTGCAGAACGTTCACCGCAACACCCTGTCCCAAATTGATCAGCCCAAGCAAAAGATGTTCCGTCCCCACATAGGTGTGGTGAAAACGATCTGCTTCCTTCCGCGCCAAAGCCAAAACCTGCTGCGCTCGAGGAGTGAAATTATTCATTGGCTCCATGAGTATCTTCTTATGTCTAGTTTCGTGTGAGTCAAAAGATTAGAATTCTTTGTCTCATGAGGTCAGGATGACGCCGCATCAAAGTCTGGTTCCGGGACCTCTGCAAATACGTTTCTCACTGAAGAAGCGCGAAGCGAATCTCTGGCTCCAGACCCCAGTTCTGACTCCGCAAGGTATTGGACATGAGCTGGTTGTGTCTCAATGAAAAGACGGTCGACTGAGAAACGAGTCTCCTCCGGAAACATTCCAAAGTCAGTTCCAAGACGAATGAGGGACAAAAGACTCATACCTTCACCGGAGCTTAAAAGATGCCCGTTCCGAAGAATTCCGTACGCCCTGCCAATCCTGTCAAGAATGCGGTTTCTATCGGTCTGGAGGAGGCGGATCCTCGCATTCTCTTCCTGGACACGCACCGTTTTCAAAACGTTTCGCAAGCGTTTGAGAATAGTCTCTTCCGCTTCGCCAAGCGTTTGTTGGTTAGAGATCTGAAACACGCTTCCCGAAGCGTCAGAGCCTTCTCCCAACCAACCGCGAACGACCAAGCCGATCTGGTTCACCGCACGGATCACTTTCTCCATGTTTTTCGTAATCACCAGCCCAGGTAGATGCATCATCACTGAAGCCCGCAGCCCCGTTCCCACATTAGACGGACATGCAGTCAAAAATCCCAGCTTGTCCGAAAAGGCGTAGTCAAGGCGCTCTTCCAAAGAGTCATCCAGGGAATTGATGAGCGTCCAGACCTTATCGAGATGAAAACCCGCGAGCATGGACTGAACTCGCAAATGGTCTTCCTCATTGATCATGACCGAGCAAGATTGATCCTTGTTGATTACAACCCCTGCTCCCGAATCCGAATCAATCAGCTCGCGGCTTACCAGATGGCGCTCCACGAGAATCTTTTTCTCCATCTCAGACAGGTCGCCCATCCGCAGAAGAAACGGCGACTCCATTCCATCAGCCCTCGGGATCGCTTCACTACAAATCTCAAAGACCTGTTCCCGGGCCTCGGGATCGGAGTGGTTGGGAAAAGAAAAACCAGCCAAATTACGCGCCAGCCGAATCCTTGTCATCAAAATGATCGGATCTGAAGACGTTGGCTGCCTCGTTAACTCGGCGTCCGTTTGTATCAATGAATCAATCTTCAGCTTCATCTAATTCTCCTCTCTCCAATCGTCTCAGTCGATCCCGATGAACCGCTGCATCTTCAAACCGTTCTTCTCGCACAGCGGACTCAAGCTCTTTTCGAGCCTCCGTCTTCAAACGCCCCGAAACAAGATCCTTTTCCCCATTAGCCGGTGCCTTGCCAGAGTGAACGAGCCCTGCTTGGATCTTTCGGAGAATATCAGGCACCACTTCTTCAAACGCATCATAACACTCCGGGCATCCAAAACGACCCGCTTTGTGAAATTGCTCGTCGTCGCAGCCGCACTGTGGGCACACGTGTTCGCCTCCCAGCTCAACCGGGGTTGCCGCAGATACTTCCTCGGCAAGTTTAGCAAACGGTTCCAAGTCGAAATCCGCGGCCATGCTATCCTTGAACTGGCAGTCCTCACAGAGGTCCACCTTCTTGATCTCTCCCCCTACAATTTGGGTAAGGTGAATGGTAGCGGTCTTCTCGCAGTGGATACACTTTTTTGCCTTTGCCATCTCTAAAAATCTACACGTTCGTGGTTCTCTTCAACTATCCGTTTCTGGAGCCTTTCGTCTAACGAGCAGAGCGTAACGGTAGAGCCCAGAAACCGTTTGTCCGGTTTCCCTCTCCGTTTTTTTGAGCGAACGACTGACCTTTTTTTTCCACGCCCGCAAGATAGTGCCACTTGTAAACGGGTCAAATGCGGGTGCCGTCTCCAAGAACACGCTCGTGGAAAGCGGCCAGCAGCTTCATCGTCAAATCGCCTGGTTCGCCAGTCCCAATCACCCGCGAATCCACCTCAACAACCGGGACAATTTCCGCCGCCGTCCCCGACACGAAACACTCGTCCGCCACCCAGACATCGTATCGTGTCAAATTCTTCTTTTCGATCTTGTATCCGAGGTCAGCAGCAATTTCCAAAACGACATCGCGTGTAATTCCCCGCAGGCTACCAGCAGCCGTATGAGGGGTCACCAGAACATCGCTCTGAAAAAGAAATAGGTTATCCCCGCTGCACTCGGCAACATAACCCTGCTCGTTGAGCATCAAGGCTTCCAGGTAGCCCATCGACTGCGCTTCAATCTTCGCGAGAATATTGTTCAGGTAGTTGAGGGACTTGATCATCGGTGGAAGGCCTGCGCCACTGGAACGACGAGTGGGAACCGTGATAATTTTCAGACCTTCTTCGTAATACTTAGCGGGAAACAACTCGATGCTATCGGCAATAATCACCAATCCCGAAGGACCACATCCATTGGGAGAGAGCCCAAGCGACCCAACTCCCCTCGTTACGATCAACCGGATGTAACCATCTGTAAGGCCATTGATCCGGCAACACTCGCAAACCAACTCACTCAGTTCACTCCGCGAAACCGGCACTTCGAGTAACAAAGCCTTAGCGGACTGCTCGAGGCGAACCAAGTGCTCTTCGAGTTTGAATACATTGCCTTGGTAGAGCCGAATCCCCTCAAAAACACCATCTCCGTAGAGAAAGCCATGGTCAAAGACCGAAACCTTTGCGTCTTCTTTCTCAACGAAGTCGCCGTTCAAATAAATCTTCATCTGCCAGC contains:
- a CDS encoding UvrB/UvrC motif-containing protein; protein product: MAKAKKCIHCEKTATIHLTQIVGGEIKKVDLCEDCQFKDSMAADFDLEPFAKLAEEVSAATPVELGGEHVCPQCGCDDEQFHKAGRFGCPECYDAFEEVVPDILRKIQAGLVHSGKAPANGEKDLVSGRLKTEARKELESAVREERFEDAAVHRDRLRRLERGELDEAED
- the ilvE gene encoding branched-chain-amino-acid transaminase, with product MKIYLNGDFVEKEDAKVSVFDHGFLYGDGVFEGIRLYQGNVFKLEEHLVRLEQSAKALLLEVPVSRSELSELVCECCRINGLTDGYIRLIVTRGVGSLGLSPNGCGPSGLVIIADSIELFPAKYYEEGLKIITVPTRRSSGAGLPPMIKSLNYLNNILAKIEAQSMGYLEALMLNEQGYVAECSGDNLFLFQSDVLVTPHTAAGSLRGITRDVVLEIAADLGYKIEKKNLTRYDVWVADECFVSGTAAEIVPVVEVDSRVIGTGEPGDLTMKLLAAFHERVLGDGTRI